One Cellulomonas taurus genomic region harbors:
- a CDS encoding quinone oxidoreductase family protein → MHAIIATAAGGPDVLDLIEVDDPTPGPRDLLVRTVAAGVNFIDTYRRAGVYPMTYPHVVGSEGAGEVVAVGSQVDGFAVGDLVAWADAPSSYAELVVVPARAALPVPAGVDPLVAAALPLQGMTAHYLVASTFPVTEGQEVLVHAAAGGVGLLLTQLAVARGARVIGTVGTPEKEELARAAGATDVIRYTELQDLTEELPAIVRGLTGGKGVHTVFDGVGRSTFDASLASLRPRGGLALFGGASGQVPPVDPQLLNRAGSVFLTRPTLAHYTASAEETRWRSGELFAAVAEGTLDVRIGAQYPLEEAAEAHRALEGRETTGKVVLVA, encoded by the coding sequence ATGCACGCGATCATCGCCACCGCCGCAGGTGGACCCGACGTCCTGGACCTGATCGAGGTCGACGACCCGACCCCCGGCCCGCGTGACCTGCTGGTGCGCACCGTCGCGGCCGGGGTCAACTTCATCGACACCTACCGGCGGGCCGGGGTCTACCCGATGACCTACCCGCACGTGGTCGGCTCGGAGGGCGCCGGTGAGGTGGTCGCCGTCGGGTCGCAGGTCGACGGCTTCGCGGTCGGCGACCTGGTGGCCTGGGCGGACGCGCCGTCGTCCTACGCGGAGCTGGTGGTCGTGCCCGCCCGGGCGGCGCTGCCGGTTCCGGCCGGGGTGGACCCGCTGGTCGCCGCCGCGCTGCCGTTGCAGGGCATGACGGCGCACTACCTGGTCGCCTCCACCTTCCCGGTGACCGAGGGCCAGGAGGTGCTGGTGCACGCGGCCGCCGGTGGGGTGGGCCTGCTGCTCACCCAGCTCGCCGTCGCGCGCGGCGCCCGGGTGATCGGCACCGTCGGCACCCCGGAGAAGGAGGAGCTGGCCCGAGCCGCCGGTGCCACCGACGTGATCCGGTACACCGAACTGCAGGACCTGACCGAGGAGCTGCCCGCCATCGTGCGCGGACTGACCGGGGGCAAGGGCGTGCACACCGTCTTCGACGGGGTCGGCAGGTCCACCTTCGACGCGTCGCTGGCATCGCTGCGGCCCCGAGGCGGGCTGGCCCTGTTCGGCGGGGCATCCGGGCAGGTGCCGCCGGTCGACCCGCAGCTGCTCAACCGCGCCGGGTCGGTGTTCCTGACCCGCCCGACGCTGGCGCACTACACCGCGAGCGCCGAGGAGACCCGCTGGCGCTCCGGCGAGCTGTTCGCCGCGGTCGCCGAGGGCACGCTGGACGTGCGGATCGGCGCGCAGTACCCCTTGGAGGAGGCCGCCGAGGCGCACCGTGCGCTGGAGGGCCGCGAGACCACGGGAAAGGTGGTCCTGGTCGCATGA
- a CDS encoding DsbA family oxidoreductase, translating to MSNTLTVEIWSDIACPWCYIGKRRFAAALEQFDRKDQVEVIWRSFELDPNAEHSHEHAGMTEAQLLSERKGMPEAQVRQMFAQVTEVAAGEGLHYDFDTVVPANTFDAHRLVHIAGDRGAELVERLMSAHFEHGRVVDDTDELVAIAVEAGLDADTVRSALDSGQGADAVRSDEAEAQALGVNGVPFFVADRRLGVSGAQPVEVFTQFLTQALPAPAPAFVTVPGATDAETCGPDGC from the coding sequence ATGAGCAACACCCTGACCGTGGAGATCTGGTCGGATATCGCGTGCCCGTGGTGCTACATCGGCAAGCGCCGGTTCGCGGCCGCCCTGGAGCAGTTCGACCGCAAGGACCAGGTCGAGGTGATCTGGCGGTCCTTCGAGCTGGACCCGAACGCCGAGCACTCCCACGAGCACGCCGGGATGACCGAGGCGCAGCTGCTCTCCGAGCGCAAGGGCATGCCGGAGGCCCAGGTGCGGCAGATGTTCGCCCAGGTGACCGAGGTGGCCGCCGGCGAGGGGCTGCACTACGACTTCGACACCGTGGTCCCGGCGAACACCTTCGACGCGCACCGGCTGGTGCACATCGCGGGCGACCGCGGTGCCGAGCTGGTCGAGCGGCTGATGAGCGCGCACTTCGAGCACGGCCGGGTGGTGGACGACACCGACGAGCTGGTCGCCATCGCCGTGGAGGCCGGGTTGGACGCGGACACCGTGCGATCGGCGCTGGACTCCGGCCAGGGTGCCGACGCCGTGCGGTCCGACGAGGCCGAGGCGCAGGCGCTGGGGGTGAACGGGGTGCCGTTCTTCGTCGCTGACCGTCGACTCGGGGTCTCGGGTGCGCAGCCGGTCGAGGTCTTCACCCAGTTCCTCACCCAGGCACTCCCCGCCCCGGCACCCGCGTTCGTCACCGTCCCCGGCGCGACGGACGCCGAGACCTGCGGCCCGGACGGCTGCTGA
- a CDS encoding GNAT family N-acetyltransferase: protein MPHLRRWSRSDAADLADALHADPDLGRQLGGDADDLAEYIAAHLTPADSRAPFALVLDGRVVGNVAVTAIDPRHDTGWVSYWLAPVARGRGLASAGLTAVAAWAFTAGLFRLELGHRVNNPASCRVATAAGFAVEGLERAKLRYGDERFDVETHARLAMDPEPVTEPLPIR from the coding sequence ATGCCCCACCTGCGCCGCTGGTCACGGTCCGACGCCGCGGATCTGGCCGACGCTCTGCACGCCGACCCGGACCTGGGGCGCCAGCTCGGAGGGGACGCCGATGACCTCGCCGAGTACATCGCGGCCCACCTCACGCCCGCAGACAGCCGCGCGCCGTTCGCGCTGGTGCTCGACGGCCGGGTGGTGGGCAATGTGGCGGTGACCGCCATCGACCCCCGTCACGACACGGGCTGGGTGTCCTACTGGCTCGCGCCGGTCGCCCGTGGCCGTGGCCTGGCGTCCGCGGGGCTGACGGCGGTCGCGGCCTGGGCCTTCACGGCCGGGCTCTTTCGGCTCGAGCTCGGTCACCGGGTGAACAACCCCGCGTCCTGCCGGGTCGCCACCGCCGCCGGGTTCGCCGTCGAGGGGCTGGAGCGGGCGAAGCTCCGTTACGGTGACGAACGCTTCGACGTCGAGACCCACGCCCGGCTCGCGATGGACCCCGAGCCGGTGACGGAGCCGCTGCCGATTCGCTGA
- the argC gene encoding N-acetyl-gamma-glutamyl-phosphate reductase gives MHMPFSVAVAGASGYAGGETLRLLLAHPEARIGALTAHSNAGTPLGQHAPHLRGLADRVLAATTVEELAGHDVVVLALPHGASGEIAAALPPETVVVDLGADHRLADPAAWAEYYGSEHAGTWPYGMPELLHAGETTPSVQRAALAGSKRIAVPGCNVTAVTLGIQPGIAAGVIEPDVVAVLSVGYSGAGRSLKPHLLAAEAAGSALPYAVGGSHRHVPEILQNLAHPDLRLSFTPVLVPMSRGILATITAPLAAGSTAEDVRAAWATAYADEPFVQLMPEGQWPASGWTTGANTALVQVTVDRKAGKVVVVCALDNLVKGTAGAAVQSLNLALGLPETLGLTVEGVAP, from the coding sequence ATGCACATGCCCTTCTCCGTCGCCGTCGCAGGTGCCAGCGGTTACGCCGGTGGCGAGACCCTCCGCCTGCTGCTCGCCCACCCCGAGGCCCGGATCGGTGCCCTGACCGCGCACTCCAACGCCGGCACCCCCCTCGGCCAGCACGCGCCCCACCTGCGTGGCCTCGCCGACCGGGTGCTCGCCGCCACCACCGTCGAGGAACTGGCCGGGCACGACGTCGTCGTCCTGGCACTGCCGCACGGTGCCAGCGGGGAGATCGCCGCCGCCCTGCCCCCGGAGACCGTGGTCGTGGACCTCGGTGCCGACCACCGGCTCGCCGACCCCGCCGCCTGGGCCGAGTACTACGGCAGCGAGCACGCGGGCACCTGGCCCTATGGCATGCCGGAGCTGCTGCACGCCGGGGAGACCACGCCGTCCGTCCAGCGCGCGGCGCTCGCGGGCAGCAAGCGGATCGCGGTGCCCGGTTGCAACGTCACCGCCGTCACCCTCGGCATCCAGCCCGGGATCGCGGCCGGGGTGATCGAGCCGGACGTGGTCGCCGTGCTGTCGGTGGGCTACTCCGGTGCCGGGCGCAGCCTCAAGCCGCACCTGCTCGCCGCCGAGGCTGCCGGGTCCGCGCTGCCCTACGCCGTCGGGGGCAGCCACCGGCACGTGCCGGAGATCCTGCAGAACCTCGCCCACCCCGACCTGCGGTTGTCCTTCACCCCGGTGCTGGTGCCGATGTCCCGGGGCATCCTCGCCACCATCACCGCCCCGCTGGCCGCGGGCAGCACCGCCGAGGACGTGCGGGCCGCCTGGGCGACCGCCTACGCCGACGAGCCCTTCGTGCAGCTGATGCCCGAGGGTCAGTGGCCCGCCTCCGGCTGGACCACCGGTGCGAACACCGCCCTGGTGCAGGTCACCGTCGACCGCAAGGCCGGCAAGGTCGTGGTCGTCTGCGCCCTGGACAACCTGGTCAAGGGCACCGCCGGTGCCGCCGTCCAGTCCCTCAACCTCGCCCTCGGCCTGCCCGAGACCCTGGGCCTGACCGTGGAAGGGGTCGCTCCGTGA
- a CDS encoding alpha/beta hydrolase produces the protein MIELHTPDQNPDSPGTVLVLAGGGYHDRAEHESVDVSRFLADHGVRAAWLDYPVAPARYPQALHLVLRAVAELRSHGPVAVLGFSAGGHLAGTAATATADELAAVGGLARPDAAVLCYPVVSMVDHPHLGSRMNLLGTEEDAPARALSVELRVDADTPPVFAWHTADDAHVGVEHSLALTAALRRHQVPVELHVYPHGRHGLGLADGLIDWTTPLLRWLGEQGIA, from the coding sequence ATGATCGAGCTGCACACCCCGGACCAGAACCCCGACTCCCCCGGCACCGTGCTGGTGCTCGCCGGCGGCGGGTACCACGACCGTGCCGAGCACGAGAGCGTCGACGTGAGCCGGTTCCTCGCCGACCACGGGGTGCGCGCCGCCTGGCTGGACTACCCGGTGGCACCGGCCCGCTACCCGCAGGCGCTGCACCTGGTGCTGCGCGCGGTCGCCGAGCTGCGCAGTCACGGGCCGGTGGCGGTGCTGGGCTTCTCGGCCGGCGGGCACCTGGCCGGGACGGCGGCGACCGCCACCGCCGACGAACTCGCCGCCGTGGGCGGACTGGCCCGCCCGGATGCCGCGGTGCTCTGCTACCCGGTGGTCTCGATGGTGGACCACCCGCACCTCGGCTCCCGGATGAACCTGCTCGGCACCGAGGAGGACGCCCCGGCCCGCGCGTTGTCCGTCGAGCTGCGGGTGGATGCCGACACTCCCCCGGTGTTCGCCTGGCACACCGCCGACGACGCCCATGTCGGGGTGGAGCACTCCCTCGCGCTGACCGCGGCGCTGCGTCGGCACCAGGTGCCGGTCGAGCTGCATGTCTACCCGCACGGGCGGCACGGGCTCGGGCTCGCCGACGGGCTGATCGACTGGACCACACCGCTGCTGCGCTGGCTGGGCGAGCAGGGAATCGCCTGA
- the argJ gene encoding bifunctional glutamate N-acetyltransferase/amino-acid acetyltransferase ArgJ — MSVTEPRGFRAAGVTAGLKPSGKPDVALVVNDGPLQVAAGVFTSNRIVAAPVVWSRQAIADGVAHAVVLNSGGANACTGPEGFGDTHSTAEHVGTVLNTLPGDVLVCSTGLIGERLPMDKLLPGIDAAAAQLSAQGGPDAATAIMTTDTVSKQAHAAGDGWSIGGMAKGAGMLAPGLATMLVVLTTDAVLTAEQADAALRAATRVTFDRVDSDGCMSTNDTVLLLVSGASDITPDPATFAAALETVTADLARQLVADAEGASHDIAVTVAHASTEDAAVAVARAITRSNLFKAAVFGNDPNWGRVLAAAGTVPEEVAPYDPALIDVAINGVQVCRAGGVGDPREGVDLAAHREVRVDVDLHAGDATATIWTNDLTHDYVHENSAYST; from the coding sequence GTGAGCGTCACCGAACCCCGTGGCTTCCGGGCGGCCGGTGTCACCGCCGGTCTCAAGCCCTCCGGCAAGCCCGACGTGGCCCTGGTGGTGAACGACGGGCCGCTGCAGGTCGCCGCCGGGGTGTTCACCAGCAACCGGATCGTCGCCGCGCCGGTGGTGTGGTCCCGGCAGGCGATCGCCGACGGTGTCGCGCATGCCGTGGTGCTGAATTCCGGTGGTGCGAACGCCTGCACCGGGCCGGAGGGCTTCGGCGACACGCACAGCACCGCCGAGCACGTCGGCACGGTGCTGAACACCTTGCCCGGCGACGTCCTGGTCTGCTCCACCGGTCTGATCGGCGAACGGCTGCCGATGGACAAGCTGCTGCCGGGCATCGACGCCGCCGCCGCGCAGCTCTCCGCGCAGGGCGGTCCGGACGCCGCCACCGCGATCATGACCACCGACACCGTGTCCAAGCAGGCGCACGCCGCCGGTGACGGCTGGTCGATCGGCGGGATGGCCAAGGGTGCGGGCATGCTCGCGCCGGGCCTGGCCACCATGCTGGTCGTGCTCACCACCGACGCCGTGCTGACCGCCGAGCAGGCCGACGCCGCACTGCGCGCCGCCACCCGGGTCACCTTCGACCGGGTCGACTCCGACGGCTGCATGTCCACCAACGACACCGTGCTCCTGCTGGTCTCCGGTGCCTCGGACATCACCCCGGATCCCGCGACGTTCGCCGCCGCCCTGGAGACCGTCACCGCCGACCTGGCCCGACAGCTGGTCGCCGACGCCGAGGGCGCCAGCCACGACATCGCGGTCACGGTCGCCCATGCCAGCACCGAGGACGCGGCCGTCGCGGTCGCACGGGCGATCACCCGCTCCAACCTGTTCAAGGCCGCGGTGTTCGGCAACGACCCGAACTGGGGCCGCGTGCTGGCAGCCGCCGGGACCGTGCCGGAGGAGGTCGCCCCCTACGACCCGGCGCTGATCGACGTCGCCATCAACGGGGTCCAGGTCTGCCGCGCCGGGGGTGTCGGGGATCCGCGCGAGGGCGTCGACCTGGCCGCCCACCGTGAGGTGCGGGTGGACGTCGACCTGCACGCCGGGGACGCCACCGCGACGATCTGGACCAATGACCTGACCCACGACTACGTCCACGAGAACAGCGCGTACTCCACATGA
- the argB gene encoding acetylglutamate kinase has product MSDLIPDDFDIHTDLRPDQKAEVLLEALPWLQRFAGSLVVVKYGGNAMIDDRLKRAFAEDMVFLRQVGLRPVVVHGGGPQINAMLTKLGIESEFRGGLRVTTPEAMDVVRMVLTGQVSRELVGLLNAHGPYAVGLSGEDAGLLQARRRTAVVDGEQVDVGMVGDVVQVNPGAVLDLLDAGRIPVVSTVAPDLDDPTQVLNVNADTAAAALAVALNARKLIVLTDVEGLYTNWPDRGSLVRRIRASALAELLPSLASGMRPKMEACWRAVTGGVGRAHVIDGRAAHSVLVEVFTSEGIGTMVLPDDEPVPSPFTAPIPLVHPEVQH; this is encoded by the coding sequence ATGAGCGACCTCATCCCCGACGACTTCGACATCCACACCGACCTGCGGCCGGACCAGAAGGCCGAGGTGCTGCTGGAGGCCCTGCCGTGGCTGCAGCGGTTCGCCGGCTCGCTGGTGGTGGTCAAGTACGGCGGCAACGCGATGATCGACGACCGGCTCAAGCGGGCCTTCGCCGAGGACATGGTGTTCCTGCGGCAGGTCGGGCTGCGCCCCGTCGTGGTGCACGGCGGCGGCCCGCAGATCAACGCGATGCTCACCAAGCTCGGCATCGAGAGCGAGTTCCGCGGCGGCCTGCGGGTGACCACCCCCGAGGCGATGGACGTGGTCCGGATGGTCCTCACCGGCCAGGTCTCCCGCGAGCTGGTCGGCCTGCTGAACGCGCACGGCCCCTACGCGGTCGGTCTCTCCGGCGAGGACGCCGGGCTGTTGCAGGCGCGTCGGCGCACCGCCGTGGTGGACGGTGAGCAGGTCGACGTCGGCATGGTCGGCGATGTGGTGCAGGTCAACCCCGGCGCCGTCCTGGATCTGCTGGACGCCGGCCGGATCCCGGTGGTCTCCACCGTGGCACCCGACCTGGACGACCCGACCCAGGTGCTGAACGTCAACGCCGACACCGCCGCCGCCGCTCTGGCCGTGGCGCTGAACGCGCGCAAGCTGATCGTGCTCACCGACGTCGAGGGTCTGTACACCAACTGGCCGGACCGCGGCTCCCTGGTCCGCCGGATCCGGGCGTCCGCGCTGGCCGAGCTGCTGCCGTCGTTGGCCTCCGGCATGCGCCCCAAGATGGAGGCGTGCTGGCGCGCGGTGACCGGCGGTGTCGGCCGGGCGCACGTGATCGACGGGCGTGCCGCGCACTCGGTGCTGGTCGAGGTCTTCACCAGCGAGGGGATCGGCACCATGGTGCTGCCCGACGACGAGCCGGTGCCCTCCCCGTTCACCGCACCCATCCCGCTGGTCCACCCGGAGGTGCAGCACTGA